TATTTAAAAATCCAGTTAAAATTGGCTCTTTGGTAACTTTTCATGCTTCAGTAAACTACACAGGACGAACATCTATGGAAATAGGTATAAAAGTTATATCAGAAGATATAAAAGATCACACTATGAAAAATACAAATGTTTGCTATTTTACAATGATTGCAGTTGATGAAGATGGAAAACCTGTCCCTGTTCCAAAATTAGAACTTATAACAGAAGATGATAAAAGAAGATATAACGATGCTTTAAAAAGAAGAGACTTTAGAATGTCATCAAGACATGCAAAATGATAAAAAATATAGACTAATTCTAAATTTATTCAAAAGGTTTTAAATTCTTATAATAAAAAACGGAATAATATCCGTTTTTTATCATCTTTTATACGTGATAATTTGGTGCTT
Above is a genomic segment from Aliarcobacter cryaerophilus containing:
- a CDS encoding acyl-CoA thioesterase translates to MNEEIKREKSITMTMLMTPDKANFSGKNVHGGEILKMLDQVAYACAARYSGHYAVTLSVDMVLFKNPVKIGSLVTFHASVNYTGRTSMEIGIKVISEDIKDHTMKNTNVCYFTMIAVDEDGKPVPVPKLELITEDDKRRYNDALKRRDFRMSSRHAK